One part of the Nitrospirae bacterium YQR-1 genome encodes these proteins:
- the mdh gene encoding malate dehydrogenase yields MNERKKKVSVIGAGNVGATTAQLLAAGGFCDVVLFDIVDGMPQGKALDIAEACPLWNSSAAVTGTNDYAMIEGSDIVTVTAGMARKPGMSRDDLLKINADIISGVAGEILKHAPDSIVIVVTNPMDVMAHLVLKTTGFNSSRVMGMGGVLDAARFCSFVAAELKVSPEVITSMLLGGHGDQMVPLPRFTTVRGIPVTELLPAEKIEAIVERTRNGGAEIVALLKTGSAYYAPAASIYEMIKSIVLDEKKVLPVSCCLEGQYAVDHVYAGVPAVLGKSGVEAIIELNLNDVEKSAFMKSVNAVRNLVNSLS; encoded by the coding sequence ATGAACGAAAGAAAAAAGAAAGTATCAGTAATAGGTGCAGGTAATGTTGGTGCAACAACGGCACAACTATTAGCGGCGGGAGGTTTTTGCGATGTTGTGCTATTTGACATTGTTGATGGAATGCCACAGGGCAAAGCTCTTGATATTGCAGAGGCGTGCCCTTTGTGGAATTCATCGGCCGCTGTGACCGGCACTAACGATTACGCAATGATTGAAGGCTCTGACATTGTTACCGTGACCGCTGGAATGGCAAGAAAACCAGGTATGTCAAGAGATGACCTGTTAAAAATTAATGCAGACATCATAAGCGGTGTTGCCGGTGAGATATTAAAACATGCCCCCGACTCAATAGTCATTGTAGTGACAAACCCAATGGATGTTATGGCGCACCTTGTGCTAAAGACAACCGGTTTTAACTCCAGCCGTGTGATGGGCATGGGGGGGGTGCTGGACGCTGCCAGGTTCTGCTCTTTTGTTGCAGCGGAACTTAAAGTATCACCTGAGGTTATAACCTCTATGTTACTGGGCGGACACGGAGATCAGATGGTGCCGCTTCCACGCTTTACCACTGTCAGAGGCATACCGGTTACAGAATTATTACCGGCTGAAAAAATAGAGGCAATTGTGGAGCGCACCAGAAACGGAGGCGCTGAAATCGTAGCGTTACTGAAAACCGGAAGTGCCTACTATGCCCCTGCAGCTTCTATATATGAGATGATTAAATCCATTGTGCTTGATGAAAAGAAAGTGCTTCCGGTTTCGTGCTGTCTTGAGGGACAATATGCAGTGGACCACGTCTATGCCGGTGTTCCCGCTGTATTAGGTAAAAGCGGGGTTGAGGCAATCATTGAACTTAACCTCAACGATGTTGAAAAAAGCGCCTTTATGAAATCAGTCAATGCCGTAAGAAATCTTGTTAATTCACTAAGTTAG